Below is a genomic region from Pseudomonas svalbardensis.
CCGTAGATAAACAGCGCCGCGACGCTGACCATCACGATCCCCATGCCGGCCCACACCGCGTAAGCCACGCCCACCGGAACGCTACGCACCACCAGCGTGAGCATCCAGAAGGCAATGCCGTAACCGACAATAACCAGAATCAGCGGCAGCGGAGTGCTGAAGCCTTTGACCGCTTTCATCGAAACGGTGGCGATCACTTCGGCGCAGATGGCAATGGCCAGATAGTAGTAAGCGGTCATAGGTGCATCCTCGTGTGAAGTGTTGCTTTCTGAGGTCGGCATTTTAGAGATTCTCCAGATGCGGTAAAGTCATTACCTATCTGTTCTGAAGATGGGTTGAGCCG
It encodes:
- a CDS encoding DMT family transporter; amino-acid sequence: MTAYYYLAIAICAEVIATVSMKAVKGFSTPLPLILVIVGYGIAFWMLTLVVRSVPVGVAYAVWAGMGIVMVSVAALFIYGQKLDVPAMLGMALIVLGVVVIQLFSKTAGH